In the Ostrinia nubilalis chromosome 15, ilOstNubi1.1, whole genome shotgun sequence genome, one interval contains:
- the LOC135078939 gene encoding malate dehydrogenase, mitochondrial-like isoform X2 yields the protein MQPSSMLLKSKYIWSGFVGSSKTLNNLSQALFVRWYAKKSGDECRRGIVDIPPDVDPDCPQPCERRKKKKEGILHKIKLRVIEGGTNFGTPFRRVQCKSKVCKEEQVPEPKALPPPKKKVPPMPAPRPGVQVSVLGADTSIGQYVALLLKQCPCIKKLRLYEAKETRGSECSRDLCKVVQDLQHIDTNCLVQAFSCACFELERCLQNSDIVLILESGYINVDMPFDKRFCYQAPIVKKYTDAIATECPKAFVIVCATPIDCMVPLVAETLKETGWYDPRKVLGSLAVPEMRASTLAARALCLEPRYTRVPCVGGTEGESLVPLFSKAVEYFDFAKHNAEMMTEAVRSAPTAVARSDGVCNRAADLSEAHALAGLVTKVAWALLCKDVPRVTGFVETDAGQVISPARYIANTVELGGAGIARNLGLPKMNDDETTLVNLALHDLCEKQKMSVDWHCKYCSSSGRLDACQFQFFTPHTSHRFDDCAYANL from the exons ATGCAACCCTCAAGTATGCTTTTGAAGTCAAAATACATCTGGTCCGGTTTCGTCGGTTCATCGAAGACTTTGAATAATTTGAGCCAAGCTTTGTTCGTCCGATGGTATGCGAAGAAGTCCGGCGATGAGTGCAGAAGAGGCATTGTGGATATTCCACCAGACGTAGACCCAGACTGTCCACAGCCCTGTGAAAGGAGGAAAAAGAAGAAGGAGGGGATACTGCATAAGATCAAACTGAGGGTCATTGAAGGCGGCACCAATTTTGGGA CGCCCTTTCGCCGCGTGCAATGCAAGTCGAAGGTGTGCAAAGAGGAGCAAGTGCCAGAACCGAAGGCGCTGCCACCACCCAAGAAGAAGGTGCCTCCGATGCCGGCGCCTCGCCCTGGCGTGCAGGTATCGGTGCTTGGCGCCGACACCTCCATCGGCCAGTACGTCGCACTCCTGCTCAAGCAGTGCCCTTGTATCAAGAA GTTACGCTTATACGAAGCCAAGGAGACCCGAGGCTCTGAGTGCAGTCGCGACCTGTGCAAGGTGGTGCAGGATCTGCAGCACATCGACACCAACTGCCTGGTCCAGGCATTCAGCTGCGCTTGCTTCGAACTAGAAAGATGCTTGCAG AACAGTGACatagttctgatcctggagagCGGCTACATAAACGTGGACATGCCGTTCGACAAGCGGTTCTGCTACCAGGCGCCCATAGTGAAGAAGTACACTGACGCGATCGCCACCGAGTGCCCGAAGGCCTTCGTGATCGTGTGTGCCACGCCTATTGACTGCATGGTGCCTTTGGTCGCTGAG ACTCTAAAGGAGACGGGCTGGTACGACCCTCGAAAGGTGTTAGGATCGCTCGCAGTGCCCGAGATGCGCGCAAGCACCCTGGCTGCGCGCGCGCTATGTCTCGAACCTCGATACACCAGGGTTCCTTGCGTTGGCGGCACGGAAGGCGAATCTTTAGTACCGCTGTTCTCCAAAGCTGTAGAGTACTTCGACTTCGCAAAG CATAACGCTGAGATGATGACAGAAGCGGTGCGCAGTGCCCCAACTGCTGTAGCGCGATCAGATGGCGTGTGCAACCGTGCGGCGGACCTAAGCGAGGCGCATGCGCTGGCCGGACTCGTCACGAAGGTTGCGTGGGCGCTGCTGTGTAAAGACGTGCCAAGGGTCACGGGTTTCGTTGAAACGGACGCTGGGCAGGTCATTTCTCCGGCCAG ATACATCGCGAACACTGTGGAGCTCGGTGGGGCTGGAATAGCGAGGAACTTAGGGCTTCCAAAGATGAACGACGATGAGACTACCCTAGTGAATCTCGCCCTACACGATCTGTGCGAGAAACAAAAGATGTCGGTCGACTGGCACTGCAAGTACTGCAGTTCCTCCGGCAGACTGGACGCCTGCCAATTCCAGTTCTTCACGCCCCACACTTCCCATCGGTTTGACGACTGCGCGTATGCCAACTTATAA
- the LOC135078939 gene encoding malate dehydrogenase, mitochondrial-like isoform X1 — protein sequence MQPSSMLLKSKYIWSGFVGSSKTLNNLSQALFVRWYAKKSGDECRRGIVDIPPDVDPDCPQPCERRKKKKEGILHKIKLRVIEGGTNFGTPFRRVQCKSKVCKEEQVPEPKALPPPKKKVPPMPAPRPGVQVSVLGADTSIGQYVALLLKQCPCIKKLRLYEAKETRGSECSRDLCKVVQDLQHIDTNCLVQAFSCACFELERCLQNSDIVLILESGYINVDMPFDKRFCYQAPIVKKYTDAIATECPKAFVIVCATPIDCMVPLVAETLKETGWYDPRKVLGSLAVPEMRASTLAARALCLEPRYTRVPCVGGTEGESLVPLFSKAVEYFDFAKHNAEMMTEAVRSAPTAVARSDGVCNRAADLSEAHALAGLVTKVAWALLCKDVPRVTGFVETDAGQVISPARYLAIDMLLNNNGICKKFDFPFMSNLERDLMDIALARIAYNVDMAQCWHTAYLNDEISKFAVKKYWFHPKHYDRVEGCNVHLTV from the exons ATGCAACCCTCAAGTATGCTTTTGAAGTCAAAATACATCTGGTCCGGTTTCGTCGGTTCATCGAAGACTTTGAATAATTTGAGCCAAGCTTTGTTCGTCCGATGGTATGCGAAGAAGTCCGGCGATGAGTGCAGAAGAGGCATTGTGGATATTCCACCAGACGTAGACCCAGACTGTCCACAGCCCTGTGAAAGGAGGAAAAAGAAGAAGGAGGGGATACTGCATAAGATCAAACTGAGGGTCATTGAAGGCGGCACCAATTTTGGGA CGCCCTTTCGCCGCGTGCAATGCAAGTCGAAGGTGTGCAAAGAGGAGCAAGTGCCAGAACCGAAGGCGCTGCCACCACCCAAGAAGAAGGTGCCTCCGATGCCGGCGCCTCGCCCTGGCGTGCAGGTATCGGTGCTTGGCGCCGACACCTCCATCGGCCAGTACGTCGCACTCCTGCTCAAGCAGTGCCCTTGTATCAAGAA GTTACGCTTATACGAAGCCAAGGAGACCCGAGGCTCTGAGTGCAGTCGCGACCTGTGCAAGGTGGTGCAGGATCTGCAGCACATCGACACCAACTGCCTGGTCCAGGCATTCAGCTGCGCTTGCTTCGAACTAGAAAGATGCTTGCAG AACAGTGACatagttctgatcctggagagCGGCTACATAAACGTGGACATGCCGTTCGACAAGCGGTTCTGCTACCAGGCGCCCATAGTGAAGAAGTACACTGACGCGATCGCCACCGAGTGCCCGAAGGCCTTCGTGATCGTGTGTGCCACGCCTATTGACTGCATGGTGCCTTTGGTCGCTGAG ACTCTAAAGGAGACGGGCTGGTACGACCCTCGAAAGGTGTTAGGATCGCTCGCAGTGCCCGAGATGCGCGCAAGCACCCTGGCTGCGCGCGCGCTATGTCTCGAACCTCGATACACCAGGGTTCCTTGCGTTGGCGGCACGGAAGGCGAATCTTTAGTACCGCTGTTCTCCAAAGCTGTAGAGTACTTCGACTTCGCAAAG CATAACGCTGAGATGATGACAGAAGCGGTGCGCAGTGCCCCAACTGCTGTAGCGCGATCAGATGGCGTGTGCAACCGTGCGGCGGACCTAAGCGAGGCGCATGCGCTGGCCGGACTCGTCACGAAGGTTGCGTGGGCGCTGCTGTGTAAAGACGTGCCAAGGGTCACGGGTTTCGTTGAAACGGACGCTGGGCAGGTCATTTCTCCGGCCAG ATACCTCGCCATCGATATGCTGCTGAACAACAACGGCATCTGCAAGAAATTCGACTTCCCCTTCATGAGTAATCTAGAACGGGACCTGATGGACATAGCCCTAGCCCGCATTGCGTATAACGTGGACATGGCCCAATGCTGGCACACTGCGTACCTGAACGATGAGATCAGCAAGTTCGCAGTCAAGAAGTACTGGTTCCACCCGAAGCATTACGACCGTGTGGAAGGGTGTAATGTACACTTGACCGTGTAG